The Xylocopa sonorina isolate GNS202 chromosome 5, iyXylSono1_principal, whole genome shotgun sequence genome segment CTTAGAGGCTTGATTttgacaatagaattctaattaaaCGTAAGTGCTCAATTATAACGAAGTTAATCGAAAGTTCTTAGCGATTTATCGCAACAATTTAAGAGGTGAAATAATTGTCGAAATTTATTTTAGGACTGGCAGTTGCCTACAGTTGTATCCTCTGTTTTAATCTTGATTATTCGATCTTCCTGGAAAACTTCAATGAAGGCTACAATCATTCTTTATGACAAAATAATAGTTAAGTGAGAATTTAATGAGTTATAAAATCCTTAAAATTGCAGAAAAAACATCACTCTTGTTCAAAATTAAGTATTACTTCACTTTTCTTAGAAGGCTTTTGAAACGATCCGAAGACCACACGACACTATTACAATGGTGACGTGGAATTAATTAGAGAACCGTGGGTTTATCGTTGCATACACGAGACTGCAATGCGGCAACGTGGAAATGCGTCGCGTGCAGCAACCTCGTCGTTAGAAAAAAACTTTTAACCACAGCCGTACGTTTAGCGTTTAAGGGATACGAGAGCAACGCGTTCGTAGCGGTCAGTCTTATCCTCACTTTCAACTGTGGTCGGTTTCACGGAGAGATTGAAAGAGTACGAGTTCTCGCTTTGAGGTTCGAGTTCCTATCTGGATCTCATTTTGGGGATCCATTAATTTATTCTGACAAAATTGAAACTCGATTCAAACTTTTATTTTTGGACACCATTGAAAGATTGTAAAATTGGAGATGATAAACTAGCTCGTATCAAAATAGCAAAGAAGATAACGCACAAATTACGTTCGATTTCCAAACAAAGATTCGACAGTTAGACGTACAGTTTGCATAATTAACGGAACGTTATATATTTAGAATAAAAGAGAAGTGGGAAAACTTTATGACTGTTTAACTGTACAAATCCCCGAAACACTTCTGCGCTTTGCCCGAGAGAATCTTCTGTCTGGCCATCATAACATTGTTATGGCGCCATCACTGGAATAAAAGAAGTGTCAGATTCTACGACCATTAATGGACAGCTCGTGTTCGCTCGTTAACAAATCTTGCCGTCATTATACATCTTTTGTGGTCTTCCCTCTAACGACGTTCCTCTGTCCTCCTCCGACACCGTGGATTTTTATTCCCGCGGGTGAACCGCAAAAAGGATCCGCGTGAACGACTCGAGGGATGATTCGGTGCCGCGATATGTGAATCAGCCGTAAAAATGTTCCTCGCCGCGGTCGTGAAGGATTCCGTGATGGTTTTAACGATTTCGCGTTCGGTCGTCGGACTGGAAACATCCCCTGGAATTCTTTCTCGCCCTTTCGTTCTCCTCGAGGCATTTCGAATTGATCCGTCCGTTTCGACGATGACGCTGCTCGTCATCGGTTCTTAAATATCGATTTTTCAATAACACGCGGAAAACTTGCAGCGGATATCTTTAGATTGTTCGTTAAAATAGATGTTATGATGGGACACTAAAGTTTTAACGAATCTTCCGCTACTTTTATGCACGAATGTAAAGTCTGACTTGCGACGCCGCGATAAAATCGATCGAGACGAGAAGGAGAatctcgtttctgaatacgaatATACACGAATTGACTATTGAAGTTATATGAAATCGGTCAGATGTCTTTATATTTTCTTGAGGGATGATATCTATGAAACGTACGATGTAATCTTGTAATTCGAATCTTCTTTCACGAGCTTGATTCTCCTTCGTCGAAAGAAACGTAAGTTGTTATTACGCGGGGGATGTAACGTTAAGGATGCGTGTTTTCACGAAGATTTGATCGATGCAATGTTATTTGTCAATTACAGGTGGTAATGTGCGGGGCGGTGCCGGCAATGGTGCGCTCCGTGAGTCTTTACTCGACTTGCAGCAGCGGCAATGTTACCGTGATGGGCCACAAGATCAGTGCCGTAGAACGCAATGATCACAATGCCCCTTACCGTAAGTAACATCACAATTTTCACATCGTAGCGATTAACTGTTACTTCCACTTGAACCGTGCCAGTTATTTCACAAACTATCACTTTCTCTGGCGTCCAAACGATATTACgatcaaaagaattctaatctgTCGAAGTTGAAGACTTCAATGGCATAGATTTCGATTGATGAACACGCGTCGATTAAAATCGTACACGGTTCGAAACAGTAACGATTGCGACCAAAACATTATCAGCAAAACGCGCGCGTCCAAACGAGATCGTATTAAAACCAGTGAAAGGTAACAGGAATCGGAAGCCTTATTAATAAATCGGCCGAGCGTAATTTATTGTTAACGCTTTGAAACGAGGCCAGCCACGCGACAGCGACGTATAAACGGCTTTCGAATGAATTAATCGTCGCAACGTGTGCGGTCATTGTACAGGATCGGTTAATTGAATCGAATTGAGTGCTCGCCCGCGACGGGCCACTCGACCGTGACGTTATCTCCGTCGATTGATAGTTTTCTAGACCAAAAAAGGACCCCCGTGAGAGAGATTAGTGCGCTCCTCGAGGAAATAAACGTCCTAACTCGTGGCACTAAACATGGTAATTTATAGCGATCCTTATCCATTGACCCAGGATCAGGGCCTTATCTCCGTTGGCGTTCGCTACCAAGCGCCATCCTGGGTCCCATCCGATCTCCACCTTTATCTTTACGAACTAATAACCGAGCTCTATTTGCCGCGGGACGGACCTAACACTCAGGGACCGAAGGGAAAGGCCGCGCGAGGGCGAAGCGGAAGAGAATTCTCGATGAATTACAGCGTCTCGTTCGGTCGCGATTGTTTTCGACTAGACGCTGTTTATCTCGCCATTGGCACTGTCGAGACGGACTCGTGCTCCTTTACGTAATTATTTATTGGAACCATCGTCGTCGCGCCTCCGCCGACCCCGGTTCACAGTCGTTTCCCTTGGAATCGAATTCTAGATATTAATGGGAGGTGCGGAGGAAAACATTTCTGCTTTGACGATTCTCTGTAAGAAAGCTTTATCGCGCCTCCGTTTACTCGAATGTATAATGAAATAATTTTATGACCGATTGGAGCGTGATTTGCATTCGTTAATCTGTATTCTAAAATATTACTTACGTCAAACCAAGTACTTTAAAACGTTTTTTCAAATAACAAATAGATCGTGCTAGATACTGAGTAAATAGTTGTGCCCTTGATTATTAATAAAATGAGCAACATTTGCCATTTTGACAGAGAACGTTAATAGTATCCCGAATTATTCTAACAGTTCACAAGTACTCGTTCGTTTCTCCACCTTCTCCAACACTTCTGACACGGTACTACGATGTTGGTACCTGATCCCGAACCAATTTCGCAGCATCCCCGAATTTTGGAACACGCTCGAGGAGCAAAGCTGTCCGCCCAATCCGCGGCGCGAGTTCGAAGCGGCTCCTTTTCTGACTCCCGTTGACCGAGGTAGGGGCGAAAAGGACGGTCTGAAAGGAGGGAAGAAGGCTTGTGCAAACAGAGGAGCCAGTTTTCGCGCCGCACGCTGCGCCGCGTCCGCACCTCCCTGAGATCCATCACCATCCTCCACCTTCCTCCTTTTTCCACCTCTTTCCGTCTCCCGCTGCCACCGGCGCTGTTGCTGCCGTTGCTGCTGCACTGCCCTCCTCCACCTTCTCGTTCTGTTACCTCGCGTCTCCGCAGCCTCCGCCCGGCACTTTACTCCCGACAACGAGCCTCTCCTGACCGACGATTACTCAAGCTCCGTTCGTGAAATCAaccgactcgactcgactcgactcgactcgactcgactcgactcgactcgtgtCGACTCGAGTCGACTCGGCTCCACGGAGGATTTCAGACACCGTGAGAGCGTCCTTGAAGCCTCGGATTCTAACTGCTGGCCGGGCGGCTACGCGAATTCCTCCGTGTGCCTGCTCGGCCGGGGGGGTAATTAGCTTCGCGTGGAAAATTGTTTGTTTGCATACTTGTCGCTAATTAGTCACCTCAGCTTTAAGGATCTGCTGTGTCTTGCAACTTGTTGCCGTTCCACGTCGCGTTCCTTTCGCGCGTTGAAATAGCATCACGAGTGATCCACGGCCGGTCTTCCATGTATCTGTGTATAGTAATCTTGTTCGAATCGAAGGGAACGATTAACGTCGGAGCCATTTCAGTTTTCTTCTTCTGCACGAAAAATTGAAAGACGTTTCCTCCAGGGGAACAGTTCTCTTAAGTTGCAACATAATTTAGGTAGAAATTGGAGGCTTTATAGGGATTTACAAGACGTCATTCGAATGAATCGATAACTACGGTGAAAGTAATTACTCCCTCAAGGTGCGATAGATTGTAACAACATAATGAAAGCGGTAATCTATGCGTGTCAAGTGTAACCCGATAATAACTATTATTGGCGACCAAGACAAATAATAATTACCGCCTCTTTATTATCCCATTGGGAAGCACAGTCCCATCCGTCGAAGCggataataaatataattacgaTCGATCCCTATGACATTTTTACCGCGCTAAACGACCTTAATCGATTCACGAAGAACTCTAATCTTCTTAAATGACCGTGCACCAGCATCTAGAACGGTAACGATATCCTTCACGAATGGACATCCGCTGTCCGAAAGCAACGGGAGAAATCCAAGAGGTGGGAAAGAGAAAATGGAGCGTATCGGGggatgaagagagagagagagaacgagagagaaagaaaaagagaggaagagagagggtTAACTGGTACATTCGTTCAGGCTGGAATTTAATTATCCTAGTCGCAGAGAACGGTGATTATCGCGTCAGCCGGGCAAATCAGGGCATCACCTGTCGTAGTTCCGATCCGTACTGGGACAACCGGTATACGCATATGTGTTCTTCTCATTTGCGTGCCGTTGTAATCTCGTGCGTTCGCCGCGGACGCTTCTGGACGCGGAGGACGCGTCCGGTCCCGGTATATTGGCCCGATCGTGCGTTTAGGTGTTAACGACAGGATCGCTATTATACGTGCCAGGCTTATAACAAGAACCGTGGTTATACGCGTTTTCTCCTCCTTTTGCTCTTTTTACCCTTGTTCCACTGCTTACGCGGTCGGTACCGGCCTACTCGCTTTCGCGTCATATTATAGCTTTCATAATGCCGACGCCGCGAAATTGTGGCGCTCCAGTGGTTCTCACGCAATCGTTTGTATTTATACCGTGCGAAAAAAATCGCAAAATCTTTCGCCTCGCTCTTGTACGGATCGTTTGCTCGTTTCTGGATGAAATTTTAAGAGTTGATTTCACGAACAAAAATAAGATGGAAATCAAGAATGGCAAAATTGCATTCGAGGCTTCGTTTTCGAGATAAGCGACTTTGTAAATTCGCGTCAAGCACTTACTTCGCGCAGCAGTGGTAGAGCACAGTCACAGTCATACGGAAAATCTTTTTACGCGCGTATTCTGCTTGGATTTGAAAGTCTTTGTTCTCGAGAATAAAGCTTCTACTGTAATTTTCTTGTTCTCGATGTTCGTTTTATTTTAGCTCGCAGAATCGCTCCTTGAAATTTCATTCCGTAACGATCGAAAATCCTCTATGCCGAAGTTCAAGAACGGTTCTTCTCGCGGGACTTCTTCATAAGAAACGGCCGATATCCTCGAAGGGTAAAAGATCCGAGGATATTTCGGTGGTTCTAAAAAAAAAGCTATTAGTTGCGAACCTATAACGAAAGGGGAATCGGTTCCTGTATCGCGAGGAGCACGTAGAAGTAATATATGGGATCCATTCTTCTTTCCTTCTGTCTCGCTCTTTCTCGCTTAAGCGCAGGGCCCATCCTACCAGTTATTATCGGGGGTAATCGTGCCTAAAAGCCGGTGCCCGCTTTTGATTAAAATTGGCTTTTAATTCATTTGGCAGCCTCTAATCTCGTGGCGGCTCCGATCAGAGAAAACGAAAGTGAGGGGATGAGGGAGGGAGAGGATACTTGGAGAACGGAAGACAGAGGTCCGTAGCGAAACGTAACATTTACTTGCTGCTTCTTCATCCCCCTAAATGTTCACCTCTTGAATGAGAGTATAAATGCCAACGCGTCTTAGCTAAGGATATCGTTTGATCCAACGATCACGCTTACGCGAATTTCATTTTTATTGCCCTTATAACATCAGATTATGACTTAGATAGCATTAATTATATTGGAGAAAGCAATTCCGACCTGAATTGGAATTTGTTAAATAAGGAAGGCGAAGGAGTTAATATGACGAAATATTCCACGTCCAATATTATCCGCTGTTAGGTACAATTTCCTCGAAGCCACGAGATGTTCTTCGAATCGAACGCGAAACTTGGTTGACAAGCGTTCAAGGAGAGGAGAGATTGCTTAGCGGTTGGTTAGACAAAACATCGCAATCAGTGCGCCGGTGACGTCTGTCTCGAGTCATCGTACGTCTGGCAAGTTCCTAACAAACTCATACACAACCGTCAACTGTCCGGAGCAACGTACCACGCCAGAACGAACTCGCTTCCCTTATTTGATAACGATAAGCCTCATTTCAAAACGAACCGTCCAAGTTTCGCCCCGATTGCTCCGACAGCGGCTACGCGGGTACTATATCGGAAGTGGAGGAGTTTGGTAATGGCTAAATGGAACGAGAGAGTACCGTGTATAGGGTAGAACGCGTGCATCATCCTAGAGTCGACGGTGTTAGTATCCGCTTGCTATATACTACTTTTCTCGGCTGCTACCGACCAGGTACCGCACACATACCTAGCGTTTCATAATGCAATGGAAAGCGGAAACAGGAAAATTCTAGACGATAGTTCCGAACTTGTTTgccatacttgcgacggaactTAGCCGTTGATAATGTCCATTATATTTCAGTATCCGCGGATTTTCTCAAACTTTTTAACTGGCGACATGGGTAACTTCTGGCTCGAAGGCGGCTTAAACGATTCTTAGCGTAATACATTCTTCGGCAGTTTTATCGAATTCGAGGAAAACGACGGCGCGCGACTTTATTACGCGGCAAGTTGATAAAAAAGTATTTTGATATGTTTATGGCCCCCTGGTTACGAATTAAGGCGAATATTAACCTTTGAATTCTAATCAATGCGAGTCATTTGGAATTTTATTCAATGATGCGATATTTTACATTTcagtctttttttttctctcaatTATTGAGGGACAAAATGATAATTAAGATACGAATAAATATTTTGCATTCTGTTTTAATAATTACAATGTAAAAGattatataaaaagaaaacaTTTAAAAAATCTATAAAATTCAAGGAAATTTTGCTATTAATTCCTACTTTTAACTTTTGTTTTGCAGTGAACATTTATAGGTAATTAAATAAATTGGAGCCAGCGAAACTCCAATTATAGAATCACCAATTACCAGACTTTTGATCCTTTATAAAACATAGTAACACCTCTTTTTCGCAGAATTGGTGGTAGCTTAACCAATCCTTTCGAGAAGCGCGTAGTTCATTAACTCGAATCACGGCTCGAGCAATTTTCGCGCAACCCAGATAAGATAAATTTAGTAGCGGGGAAAAGGACAAATTGACCCGGTGACTGAGAGGGACGTCACCGCGATAGACATCCGCTGAAAGGTGAATTCAATTAATTAAGAAAAGTGCCGTAATTAATTGGCGCGGCGTATAGAGAGCACGGTAGGTTTGTCAGAGAGAACAGTCTCAGATTAAGTCCTCCCGTGCTTTTTCTGGTTCCCGAAGACTGGTAGGAGGCGGTGAGAGAAAACGAAATGTGAAAGAAAAACGAAAGATGGAGAGAGAAAGGGTGAGGGAGACGAGGCAGTAGGGAGAAAGAGGGACTTTACGAGGCAGTTCGGGGACATTCTTGATTTCGATGTTGGGAAGGCACCCGACGAGAACCACTTGAATTTAACGAGGCTCCAGCAAATGGGCCACCCTGCAGACTTGCCTCCTTCCTTTTCTTTACGTACGATGCTTATACCCATTCTCGTGTGGTCCGCAAACAAAGGAGCCAGAAAACTCATAATCGTGACATCATATTTTTTCGACGTTTTATCAGTCGTATCTTTCCATGCCGCCAAGCGTCTCTATCAATCGTACTTTTCCCTCTCGTAATATGGACGGAAATTAATTGCGTCCGAAAACGTGCCAATTATACAAATTTCTTCTATCCATAACACAGTGCGATTCGAAAAACCCACAGATAATTGTAGACAACAAGCTTTTCACACGTTTCGGATTCAAATTGTTATCCGAGTCGTCTCCGTGTCTTTTGTCACACTTTTTAGCGCTAACGTACGAGACAACATTTTCCAGTTCGTTCATTAGACGAACAAAACAAATTCCGAATAGAGTATTCGCGCGATGCCCGATACCCAAACATTCCGCCCTTCCGAATCGTGAGCTCGAAAGGTGCTCCGCTGTGCACCTGTAAGCCAGccctttcctcttctttttttccttcttcttctcctctccTCTTTTCCTTTGGTTATCCGGAACAAAGGACGCCTACTTCTCGGTCGGCAGAATTTCGTAATAGCTGGTGCGAAAGAAAAAGGGAGACACGCCGTTGCAGCAAGCATAGCGCAACGTGCACGGTTCGGGGTCGAGGCACGACAGGACCCGCTAAGTGGCAAAGTACACACCGGTCGGTCTGTGCCTCCTTCATTAGCACCAACTAGCCACGCAGGCGGCAGGCTTAGCCAaccttttcttcctttcttaGTGCCGAAGAGAGGTGCCTGGAAGAGGGTCCCCGAGCATCGATGTAGGTACAACTCGCGCTATAAACCTCGACGAGGTCTCTTCTCGGAAATATGCCAGCTCGCATACCGAACGCACAAAACGGTTTACCTCCTGTACCCTGCGGTTTGTCCCCGATAACCGATGCCTTCGGCTGATTTTATAAACTCCATTAGCTTTCCCCTGTTTACTCGTTCCCTCTTTACGGAACGTAACCTCACTTTCGGGATAAACGCGAGCTAGCACTGGCTGCTGGCTCCGGCGCGCGTTCGAGTACTCGAAGAACGGACATGTAAACGCGTTCCATCGCTTAATAGAATTGTATGCAATCGTCTAGCGATTTTTATTTAGTTAATCGCTTGGGAAAGTCGCGGTGGAATTCGCGAGCGAGCTGTTCACAGAGTTCGATACGTTCTTCTCTAATACTTCACTTTGTGGTATCGAACAATTTGTTGCGTATAATAAAAATACCCTGGTTACATATCGAAGCTGCTAGAAATGTTACCGAAATCACTGGTTTTTACGATAGTTAAGACATTTGTATCGTTTGTGAAATTTATTAAGATGCTCGTCAGCGTCCATTTTACGTTCAGCTGGATAATTGGACTTCTCCGTATTTGATGTTACAGAAAAGCTTACGACTCAGTCCGAGGACTTCAGTGGGAAGTTGTACATCTACGCGGAGGAGAGCAAGCAATACATTTGCTTCAACAAGTATTGGAGACTCGTGGTAATTACTCGCCTAGCAATTAGTAGACATATTTCATTATCGCCTACGAGCGAGTAAATGCACCGGATTGTACAGTCCGGACATCGATATTCATCGCTCATATTACCGCTTTTAGTAACCGGTAGCTGGAAGAATATTTTCGCTAAAACTGTAACTCGCGACGTTATTAAGTCTTAGTAATTGTACCCTCGTACGcgttttaaacgttgaactcaCTTCGAATCTAGAAACAATTGTTCGCGATGTAACGACTACGTTTAGACGGTACGCGTAAATAGACTCGCGATAGAGATCGCGAATCGTAAGTAAGAAGAAATCCGTTGCTCTGTTCCCAGCCTAGGAAGACGAAGAAGCCCAGGTGTCAGTTCCTCGAGGGCTACAACGGCCCGTATCTGACCTACAGAAGCGCGCAGAACGAGTCACGGTTCGTGGGGTTCAACAAGTTCGGGAAGCCGATGAGCAACCAGCAACGCCGACCCGACTGCTTCAATTTCATCAAGTACAACCCCCACGTGGACATAGCGTACCACAACAACATGCTGAGGGCGCAGGAGGGTACGAGCGGCGCGGACAAGAAGAATTCCTCGTCGCAGGTGGATAGTACGAGGGAGAACGTTCATACGTCGAATCGTTATCGGCACGACAAACATCGGAAGATGCGCAAGAACAAGAAGGTGATGGCACCGCAGAGACGGCACAAGAGCCGTCTCTTCGTCGAGGCCAACAAGTATTGAGCCGCGTACCACTGGCTCGCCGATCAAGACTGCCTCATCCACACCTGTGAGAACCTGAAATCAGACTGCCAAATACGCTGGTTGAACGTACGGTCGAGATGTCAGGAACCCACTGTTACGCGGCACCACGTGGAACGCGGCTCGAAGCACGCGCCTCGATTGATCGCAACGAACAAAGCTGGCTCGCCTCGTGTCTCCTGCTCGCTTGCGTATCTACGACACCCCGACCAACGGCGTCCCGCGAGCAACCAGCGGCACCAACCAAATCCGTTCGCGGGACGAGCGTACCAACTTGCAGGAAGACAGTCTTGTTGGGTAGAGCTTTCGTTATGCGTCGTTAAATTCCATTTCGTACTTGCCCCGACTGAATCCTTTCAGGCAAGTATATCGCACGATACCATTATTTCCCTTTCGTTCCATCGCTAAATTTTTTATACGGATTAGTTGGCAGTGTCGGTAAAACGACTAGCTTTCCTTTCATTTTCACACTATTCGAAATCGTAAATCGTTCTCGttgtctcgtttcaagaatccgaCACGTTCCGCGGAAACACCCTACGGAACGCGATCTCGTTCGGACGAATTATATTATCGGATCAGTCGATCGTTTAGCGATGGAAGTATATGTTGCGCGCGATCGGCCTAAAATCGTTGCGCAATCGGACAGCTATCGTGCTTCAAGCGCTGTCACAGACCGCAATAGACGCGCAGAGGGAGGGCTGCACGAACGGCGCGCGTTCCTCCAAGTATTCCCTTCGAATTCAATTTACTCAAATCTAACCGATCGCGTCTTTCTCTTCCATTCGAGTCGATGGATCGCGTTTCGACACGAACCAAAAGGAATTGATCAGAttgattaaaagaaaaaaaaacaacaaatTTAACAAAATAGGGGATACTTCCGTGATAAGGGCGCGTTAAAGGGGTGCAACTCTCTGCCGCGCTCGCGCAGTAGAGCTCACGCTGCGCAAGACTCTCTCGCTCGCTGTGCTAATTAAGCCGCCTAATGTAGCGTGCGTGCGTGCATgcgtgcctgcctgcctgcgtgTATGAATAATGTGTGCGTGCATGCTCGCGACGTACACGCAGTTCTCACCGTCGCACGTTTACTTTCGCGACGCGGTCGTCTTTTCGAATCGCTGCTCCATTCACCCAACCACACTTTTTACCCTTGTTCTAATCGATCTTATTTATATACGCAACGGAAGCATTGACACGCGCGTGAAGATCGACTAACTCCGAACTGAGCGCGCGTACACTGACACACGGATCAAACCTTCTCCACAACGGGAACACACACGTATACACACGTACACGTGCACACGAACAGACTTTTTTGAATCGGTACGTAACTCCGAGGGACAAAGATACgacagtgtatatatttttagtaAACTTATTCAAGAAAACCAATCTCTTTGGACACAGACGAACGATTGCGGGATCTCCGGATATTTTATACGAGATGAATAGTCGAAATGCGATTACCACCGGCGCGATTTCACCGCGTAGTAATTCACCCAGAAATCTATATTTTCTGATAGGAATGAAAGTGAGACAAGTATCTGAGAGTATCGGCTTAAACTGCGTGTTCGTGTACGAGCTTAAGTATTTGTGTGCATTTTTTGCGTGCGTACGTATTTGCCTCTGAACGCGTGTGATTGCGtgtaatatattataatgatcGTTAATGAAGTTAATCCTTAGGACGCTATCGCAGACTGTATTACTAGGTTAGGTACACGAATATATGACACGGTGGCGACTCGACGAAACGAATCAGAGGACGGTCGCGTTCCTGGGACATTTCGCGGaaactctttttttttcatttttttttcttttttttcgtgtAACCTTTACCTCTCGTATGATTTCCAATCGGTGGCCATTGCGCGCACCGTGACGTCAAATTACATACGAACAGCAGCCAGTACGGACCGATTCCCTGATTCGATCATTTTCGCAGACTCGCCACGCAAGGAGCGCCTGCCCCTGTCTCCCAAAAAGAACTCGCTCCCTAGGTAGCTTATTTATTGAAATCATGTTTAGATACTACGAAAACCAAACCGCCCGAGAAGACCTTTTCCTCGTATATGGTACGGAAATGTGCGCTGCTCTCTTTTATTTTAATCATTACCAATTCACGTTCTCTCCTTCTTCATTTTTACTGTCCATTACTTTTCGTACGTGTAGTCACTTTCTATTCATTAGACTCCCTTAAGGATGCGAACATTTCGATATAAATTAATCGACGGAATCTTTATTCGTTACGCTATGTCTAGAATTTCAACTTTTTTTTTAGCGAACGTAAGACATTTCGATGAAATTTCTTTCTTCCTTATTTTTtgtttctctcttctctcttttttttttttaatttcgacATAAGCAAATGCGATTAACATTCGAGGATTCCTATTCGCGACAGTTTAAATTGCGCGCGACATCATTTTCATATCGTTGTATGTACTTACTTTCTTCTCACAT includes the following:
- the LOC143423605 gene encoding uncharacterized protein LOC143423605 isoform X1 encodes the protein MRLTLSTLPQLAVLVKILCLLMVVMCGAVPAMVRSVSLYSTCSSGNVTVMGHKISAVERNDHNAPYQKLTTQSEDFSGKLYIYAEESKQYICFNKYWRLVPRKTKKPRCQFLEGYNGPYLTYRSAQNESRFVGFNKFGKPMSNQQRRPDCFNFIKYNPHVDIAYHNNMLRAQEGTSGADKKNSSSQVDSTRENVHTSNRYRHDKHRKMRKNKKVMAPQRRHKSRLFVEANKY
- the LOC143423605 gene encoding fibroblast growth factor 17 isoform X5 — its product is MVVMCGAVPAMVRSVSLYSTCSSGNVTVMGHKISAVERNDHNAPYQKLTTQSEDFSGKLYIYAEESKQYICFNKYWRLVPRKTKKPRCQFLEGYNGPYLTYRSAQNESRFVGFNKFGKPMSNQQRRPDCFNFIKYNPHVDIAYHNNMLRAQEGTSGADKKNSSSQVDSTRENVHTSNRYRHDKHRKMRKNKKVMAPQRRHKSRLFVEANKY
- the LOC143423605 gene encoding fibroblast growth factor 17 isoform X4; protein product: MLPQLAVLVKILCLLMVVMCGAVPAMVRSVSLYSTCSSGNVTVMGHKISAVERNDHNAPYQKLTTQSEDFSGKLYIYAEESKQYICFNKYWRLVPRKTKKPRCQFLEGYNGPYLTYRSAQNESRFVGFNKFGKPMSNQQRRPDCFNFIKYNPHVDIAYHNNMLRAQEGTSGADKKNSSSQVDSTRENVHTSNRYRHDKHRKMRKNKKVMAPQRRHKSRLFVEANKY
- the LOC143423605 gene encoding uncharacterized protein LOC143423605 isoform X2, encoding MFKTNWLPQLAVLVKILCLLMVVMCGAVPAMVRSVSLYSTCSSGNVTVMGHKISAVERNDHNAPYQKLTTQSEDFSGKLYIYAEESKQYICFNKYWRLVPRKTKKPRCQFLEGYNGPYLTYRSAQNESRFVGFNKFGKPMSNQQRRPDCFNFIKYNPHVDIAYHNNMLRAQEGTSGADKKNSSSQVDSTRENVHTSNRYRHDKHRKMRKNKKVMAPQRRHKSRLFVEANKY
- the LOC143423605 gene encoding uncharacterized protein LOC143423605 isoform X3: MFVIRLPQLAVLVKILCLLMVVMCGAVPAMVRSVSLYSTCSSGNVTVMGHKISAVERNDHNAPYQKLTTQSEDFSGKLYIYAEESKQYICFNKYWRLVPRKTKKPRCQFLEGYNGPYLTYRSAQNESRFVGFNKFGKPMSNQQRRPDCFNFIKYNPHVDIAYHNNMLRAQEGTSGADKKNSSSQVDSTRENVHTSNRYRHDKHRKMRKNKKVMAPQRRHKSRLFVEANKY